The Cydia fagiglandana chromosome 4, ilCydFagi1.1, whole genome shotgun sequence genome has a window encoding:
- the LOC134663677 gene encoding WD repeat-containing protein 55 homolog, whose product MTIEFRGFEKNSSDESGSDSSEEYATDDDNDSTGNNDQDMSGNEAGELETQEVDDDDDDDEDEVVKAIKAEKNKPRDHPPTITCEDFIVDISFNPAKNLIALANIMGDVLLYEYNDDETKLVNTLELHLKACRDVEFDSEGTTMYTTAKDKAIMVTDVETGKLKKNYENVHDEPVYSMLCLDNNKIVTGDDAGTVKLWDMRKPDPIFSIKIGEEHVADMITNDARKYLVCAGGDGVLTSIDLKGSKIYSTSEDYDSELTCMGLFRSDTKLLVGSSKGKMYLFNWKEFGLHSDEYIGQKHSISCMVPITQNIVVTSGEDGVLRAAHMFPQRQLGIVGQHRLPVECLDISHDGCYIASCSHDNDVKFWNISYFETIDSIIDVSQKQNKKKDMSNNLPSSSVKNASDFFSGLA is encoded by the exons ATGACTATTGAGTTTCGAGGTTTTGAAAAGAATTCTTCAGACGAAAGCGGCAGTGATTCTAGCGAAGAATATGCTACGGATGATGATAACG ATAGCACAGGCAACAATGACCAAGACATGAGTGGTAATGAGGCTGGTGAGCTGGAAACACAAGAAGTAGATGATGACGACGATGATGATGAGGATGAGGTTGTTAAGGCCATAAAAGCTGAGAAAAATAAGCCACGAGATCATCCTCCTACCATAACATGTGAGGACTTCATTGTAGACATTTCATTTAATCCTGCAAAAAATTTGATTGCTCTAGCTAATATTATGGGAGACGTCTTATTGTATGAGTACAATGATGATGAAACAAAACTTGTTAATACATTGGAATTGCATCTGAAAGCATGCAGAGATGTAGAATTTGATTCTGAAGGTACAACTATGTACACTACTGCAAAA GACAAGGCTATAATGGTAACAGATGTTGAAACAGGGAAATTGAAGAAAAACTACGAAAATGTACATGATGAACCTGTCTATTCTATGCTATGTTTAGACAATAACAAAATTGTGACAG GGGATGATGCAGGTACTGTCAAACTGTGGGACATGAGGAAGCCTGATCCCATATTCAGTATAAAAATTGGCGAAGAACATGTAGCAGACATGATCACCAACGATGCACGGAAATATTTGGTGTGTGCTGGTGGAGATGGTGTATTGACCTCTATTGATCTAAAAGGAAG CAAAATTTACTCAACATCTGAAGATTATGATTCAGAGCTAACATGCATGGGACTGTTTCGTTCAGACACAAAGCTGCTAGTGGGCTCTTCTAAAGGAAAAATGTATTTGTTTAACTGGAAGGAATTTGGCTTGCACAGTGATGAGTATATTGGTCAAAAGCACTCAATTTCTTGTATGGTACCTATCACTCAAAACATTGTAGTGACCTCTGGTGAAGATGGAGTACTAAGAGCGGCTCATATGTTTCCTCAGAGACAATTGGGCATTGTAGGGCAGCATCGCCTACCTGTTGAGTGTTTAGATATAAGTCATGATGGCTGCTACATAGCCTCATGCTCACATGACAATGATGTCAAATTTTGGAATATTTCGTACTTTGAAACTATTGACTCCATTATTGATGTTAGTCAAAAACAGAACAAGAAAAAAGACATGAGTAATAATTTACCATCTAGTAGTGTTAAAAATGCATCAGATTTTTTCTCTGGACTAGCCTAA